The Falco rusticolus isolate bFalRus1 chromosome 5, bFalRus1.pri, whole genome shotgun sequence genome has a segment encoding these proteins:
- the LOC119149305 gene encoding trypsin I-P1-like isoform X2 — MKYILFVTFVGVAVAFPSIADDDDDDKIVGGYTCAANSVPYQVSLNSGYHFCGGSLISSQWVLSAAHCYKSRIQVQLGKHNLALTESTQQFINSAKVIRHPGFSASTLDNDIMLIKLSKPAQLNRAVQTIPLPTSCVATGTTCLISGWGDTMSSTNPYPDTLQCLKAPVLSSSVCTKAYPGKITKNMICVGFMEGGKDSCQGDSGGPVVCNRQLQGIVSWGIGCAQKGYPGVYTKVCNYVSWIRSTMSSN; from the exons ATGAAGTACATACTGTTTGTCACCTTTGTTGGTGTGGCTG TTGCCTTCCCCAGCATCGCTGATGACGATGATGATGACAAGATTGTGGGAGGCTACACCTGTGCGGCAAACTCTGTCCCCTATCAGGTGTCCCTGAATTCTGGGTATCACTTTTGTGGAGGTTCCCTCATCAGCAGCCAGTGGGTCCTGTCAGCTGCTCACTGCTACAAGTC tCGCATCCAGGTACAGCTTGGGAAACATAACCTGGCACTCACAGAATCGACGCAGCAGTTCATCAATTCAGCTAAAGTCATCCGCCACCCTGGCTTCAGCGCCTCCACGCTGGACAATGACATTATGCTCATCAAGCTTTCCAAACCAGCCCAGCTCAACCGAGCCGTCCAGACCATTCCTCTGCCCACCAGCTGTGTGGCCACGGGCACCACATGCCTCATCTCTGGCTGGGGCGACACGATGAGCAGTACCA ATCCCTACCCAGACACCTTGCAGTGCCTGAAGGCTCCTGTACTCTCCTCAAGCGTGTGCACCAAAGCCTACCCTGGGAAAATTACCAAGAACATGATATGTGTAGGATTCATGGAGGGAGGCAAAGACTCCTGCCAG GGGGATTCCGGCGGTCCAGTGGTCTGCAACAGGCAGCTCCAGGGCATTGTTTCCTGGGGTATCGGATGTGCACAGAAAGGCTATCCCGGGGTTTACACTAAGGTCTGCAATTATGTCTCCTGGATTAGATCAACTATGTCTTCCAACTGA
- the LOC119149305 gene encoding trypsin-like isoform X1, which yields MLPSVTGSPYSLCQMLTYITSYLAVAFPSIADDDDDDKIVGGYTCAANSVPYQVSLNSGYHFCGGSLISSQWVLSAAHCYKSRIQVQLGKHNLALTESTQQFINSAKVIRHPGFSASTLDNDIMLIKLSKPAQLNRAVQTIPLPTSCVATGTTCLISGWGDTMSSTNPYPDTLQCLKAPVLSSSVCTKAYPGKITKNMICVGFMEGGKDSCQGDSGGPVVCNRQLQGIVSWGIGCAQKGYPGVYTKVCNYVSWIRSTMSSN from the exons ATGCTTCCATCAGTCACAGGGTCACCATATTCCTTATGCCAGATGTTGACGTATATCACTTCTTATCTCGCAGTTGCCTTCCCCAGCATCGCTGATGACGATGATGATGACAAGATTGTGGGAGGCTACACCTGTGCGGCAAACTCTGTCCCCTATCAGGTGTCCCTGAATTCTGGGTATCACTTTTGTGGAGGTTCCCTCATCAGCAGCCAGTGGGTCCTGTCAGCTGCTCACTGCTACAAGTC tCGCATCCAGGTACAGCTTGGGAAACATAACCTGGCACTCACAGAATCGACGCAGCAGTTCATCAATTCAGCTAAAGTCATCCGCCACCCTGGCTTCAGCGCCTCCACGCTGGACAATGACATTATGCTCATCAAGCTTTCCAAACCAGCCCAGCTCAACCGAGCCGTCCAGACCATTCCTCTGCCCACCAGCTGTGTGGCCACGGGCACCACATGCCTCATCTCTGGCTGGGGCGACACGATGAGCAGTACCA ATCCCTACCCAGACACCTTGCAGTGCCTGAAGGCTCCTGTACTCTCCTCAAGCGTGTGCACCAAAGCCTACCCTGGGAAAATTACCAAGAACATGATATGTGTAGGATTCATGGAGGGAGGCAAAGACTCCTGCCAG GGGGATTCCGGCGGTCCAGTGGTCTGCAACAGGCAGCTCCAGGGCATTGTTTCCTGGGGTATCGGATGTGCACAGAAAGGCTATCCCGGGGTTTACACTAAGGTCTGCAATTATGTCTCCTGGATTAGATCAACTATGTCTTCCAACTGA